From a region of the Tistrella mobilis genome:
- a CDS encoding AraC family transcriptional regulator — protein MSHAPETIGHALDGPEVAAFTVELKREFDTEAHRHPRGQMIGCSRGVVTVLTDQGAWLVPAGHGIWLPPWQLHGGRSFGPGAGWTAYIRPDRCTELPSTPRTVRVPGLLREAVLRAATWQDGRMDAARTRITGLILDEIRGLPAEDFGLPMPVEPRLQRIAQAILEDPADGRSLEGWAGWAGLTPRTLSRRFPRETGLSFTDWRHRARMMRALEMLAEGASVTAIAFDLGYASVSGFIARFRQSFGVTPAAHPIVPGLQRPVRPDT, from the coding sequence ATGTCCCATGCACCAGAGACGATCGGCCATGCCCTCGACGGACCGGAGGTCGCAGCCTTCACGGTTGAGCTGAAGCGTGAATTCGACACAGAGGCCCATCGTCACCCCCGCGGCCAGATGATCGGCTGCAGCCGCGGGGTCGTCACCGTGCTGACCGATCAGGGCGCCTGGCTGGTGCCGGCCGGCCACGGCATCTGGCTGCCGCCCTGGCAGTTGCATGGCGGGCGAAGCTTCGGGCCGGGCGCCGGGTGGACCGCCTATATCCGCCCCGATCGCTGCACGGAGCTTCCGTCCACCCCCCGCACGGTGCGCGTGCCGGGCCTGCTGCGCGAGGCGGTCCTGCGGGCTGCAACCTGGCAGGACGGTCGGATGGATGCGGCGCGCACGCGGATCACCGGGCTGATCCTGGACGAGATCAGGGGGCTTCCCGCCGAAGATTTCGGCCTGCCCATGCCGGTGGAGCCGCGCCTTCAGCGGATCGCACAGGCGATCCTGGAAGATCCGGCCGACGGCCGCAGCCTTGAGGGCTGGGCCGGCTGGGCGGGCCTCACCCCGCGCACGCTCAGCCGCCGGTTTCCGCGCGAAACCGGCCTCAGCTTCACCGACTGGCGCCATCGCGCCCGGATGATGCGCGCGCTGGAAATGCTCGCCGAGGGCGCCTCGGTCACCGCCATCGCCTTCGACCTCGGCTATGCCAGCGTCAGCGGCTTCATCGCCCGGTTCCGCCAGAGCTTCGGCGTGACGCCGGCGGCGCATCCGATCGTTCCCGGCTTGCAGAGGCCCGTCCGACCGGATACCTAA
- a CDS encoding asparagine synthase-related protein, translating to MNLLFAHIGRDHGVIDGRRSAAAVSASGLIIRRHHDDGIALLLQAGAAGPSSRPPRPLPCRPGPDGSVTLFDGALYNAAELAATLDHPAGTEAAALAATALARRGEAAPAAWVGDFAAIRWHPARRVLIAAIDQMGGRPLFYCCRPDGILLASRIDTLLAHPAVPRGLDPEILGLTLVAAAHRRPNRTVHTAIDMLPPGHGLTWSDGRLRLWRYWQPDPTRRIRFRRDDEYVEAARHLLEQAVACRLPAGDEPLLCHLTAGLDSTAVATTAARLRDPAPLHTVTLRPQPMAVLPEAPGLIQDEWDGARLVPPLYPNMVPHHLVAPVPTEADEDPGGRFHRRDWPMSWLFSDGLYHPAPDLARDLGARVVLTGEGGNLSLSWDGRLAMADQLRHLRLRGLATNLAGRARQGKSPLREFLGWALLPALPPELRLAVKRLRGRPELWRERSALAPSLGERLAEGRLTRHAPRRSASRDADMRIELIEKNTFLKLAHSGHMWADPADRRHPLTDVRLVDFCLGLPAGQYLNRGRDRWLARRVLAGRVPQAVLDERRTGRENADWFQRMTIRRDWMMAEIERCEASPLAREVLDLPRIRRLIEAWPADATPASRPETMLPLLHAVGRGLRVGQFIYRAEGGNG from the coding sequence GTGAATCTCCTGTTCGCGCATATCGGGCGCGACCATGGCGTCATCGACGGCCGGCGGTCGGCGGCGGCGGTGTCCGCCTCCGGGCTGATCATCCGTCGGCACCATGACGACGGTATTGCCCTGCTGCTCCAGGCCGGGGCGGCCGGGCCGTCGTCGCGTCCCCCGCGGCCCCTGCCGTGCCGGCCGGGACCGGACGGCAGTGTGACCCTGTTCGACGGTGCCCTGTACAATGCCGCCGAACTCGCCGCCACGCTCGACCATCCGGCCGGAACGGAGGCGGCCGCCCTTGCCGCGACCGCACTCGCCCGGCGGGGAGAGGCGGCCCCCGCCGCCTGGGTGGGGGATTTCGCGGCCATCCGTTGGCACCCGGCGCGCCGGGTGCTGATCGCGGCGATCGATCAGATGGGCGGGCGACCGCTGTTCTATTGCTGCCGCCCGGACGGCATCCTGCTCGCCTCCCGGATCGACACGCTTCTGGCCCATCCCGCCGTTCCCCGGGGGCTGGATCCGGAGATTCTGGGGCTGACGCTGGTGGCGGCCGCCCATCGCCGCCCCAATCGCACCGTGCACACCGCGATCGACATGCTGCCGCCGGGGCATGGGCTCACCTGGTCCGACGGTCGTCTGCGGCTCTGGCGGTACTGGCAGCCCGATCCCACCCGCCGGATCCGGTTCCGGCGGGATGACGAGTATGTCGAGGCGGCCCGCCATCTGCTGGAACAGGCGGTCGCCTGTCGTCTGCCGGCCGGTGACGAACCGTTGCTCTGCCATCTGACGGCCGGGCTCGATTCCACTGCGGTGGCCACGACGGCGGCCCGGCTGCGGGATCCCGCGCCCCTGCACACGGTGACCCTGCGCCCGCAGCCCATGGCGGTTTTGCCCGAGGCGCCCGGGCTGATCCAGGACGAGTGGGACGGCGCCCGGCTGGTGCCGCCGCTTTATCCGAACATGGTGCCGCATCATCTGGTGGCGCCGGTGCCGACGGAAGCGGATGAAGATCCGGGCGGGCGTTTCCATCGCCGCGACTGGCCGATGAGCTGGCTGTTTTCGGACGGGCTCTACCATCCGGCCCCCGATCTGGCGCGCGATCTGGGCGCGCGGGTGGTGCTGACGGGCGAGGGCGGCAATCTGTCGCTCAGCTGGGACGGCCGTCTTGCCATGGCCGATCAGCTTCGTCACCTGCGCCTCCGGGGCCTGGCCACGAACCTGGCCGGGCGGGCACGCCAGGGCAAATCACCGCTCCGGGAATTTCTTGGATGGGCGCTGCTGCCGGCGCTGCCGCCCGAACTGCGGCTTGCCGTGAAGCGCCTTCGGGGGCGTCCGGAGCTGTGGCGTGAACGCAGCGCCCTTGCCCCGTCCCTCGGCGAACGGCTCGCAGAGGGACGTCTCACCCGCCATGCGCCGCGGCGCAGCGCCTCGCGCGATGCCGATATGCGGATCGAGCTGATCGAGAAGAACACCTTCCTGAAGCTCGCGCATTCCGGCCATATGTGGGCCGATCCGGCCGATCGGCGCCATCCGCTCACCGATGTCCGGCTGGTCGATTTCTGCCTGGGGCTGCCCGCGGGGCAGTATCTGAACCGGGGCCGCGACCGCTGGCTCGCCCGACGGGTGCTGGCCGGTCGTGTGCCGCAGGCGGTGCTCGACGAGCGCCGGACGGGCCGGGAGAATGCCGACTGGTTCCAGCGGATGACCATCCGGCGCGACTGGATGATGGCGGAGATCGAACGCTGCGAGGCGTCGCCGCTCGCCCGCGAGGTGCTCGACCTGCCCAGGATCCGGCGGCTGATCGAGGCCTGGCCCGCAGATGCAACGCCGGCCTCCCGGCCCGAGACCATGCTGCCCCTGCTGCATGCCGTCGGGCGCGGGCTGCGTGTCGGGCAGTTCATCTATCGGGCCGAGGGCGGCAATGGCTGA